Proteins from a single region of Actinomycetota bacterium:
- a CDS encoding NAD(P)H-dependent oxidoreductase subunit E has product MALSQAFHDRAQELMSRYPRKRSALIMVLHEAQDEVGYLSAEAIREVAKVMDLTPADVAGVATFYSMFKMRNPGRYLISLCTNVSCAVWGADETAEKLKELIGPANEPTEDGLMSWEPVECLAFCDWAPIAQLNSRDIPQLTPERAEQLVASLRAGTPMEEILDEFRKAGAVGEHADA; this is encoded by the coding sequence ATGGCGCTCTCACAGGCGTTCCACGACAGGGCCCAGGAGCTCATGTCGCGCTACCCGAGGAAGCGCTCGGCGCTGATCATGGTGCTGCACGAGGCGCAGGACGAGGTCGGTTACCTGTCTGCCGAGGCGATCCGGGAGGTCGCGAAGGTCATGGATCTGACCCCGGCCGATGTCGCAGGGGTCGCGACCTTCTACTCGATGTTCAAGATGCGCAACCCGGGGCGGTACCTGATCAGCCTCTGCACGAACGTCTCGTGCGCCGTATGGGGAGCCGACGAGACGGCCGAGAAGCTGAAGGAGCTCATCGGGCCAGCCAACGAGCCCACCGAGGACGGGCTCATGTCGTGGGAGCCGGTGGAGTGCCTCGCCTTCTGCGACTGGGCTCCCATCGCCCAACTCAACTCTCGCGACATCCCGCAGCTGACCCCGGAGCGGGCCGAGCAGCTGGTGGCCTCCCTGCGTGCGGGCACGCCCATGGAGGAGATCCTGGACGAGTTCCGCAAGGCCGGCGCGGTCGGGGAGCACGCCGATGCCTGA